The Drosophila sulfurigaster albostrigata strain 15112-1811.04 chromosome 3, ASM2355843v2, whole genome shotgun sequence genomic sequence AATTTACCGGCGATCCTTTACAACGTTCATCTTGCAGAGCGCACATTACCAAATATCCCAGgaaaattagaaatattttgtgttcCATTCTTGTTTACACGTTTTATCAAACTGCGAAATCTGGTATAAAACTTCGCAATATATTGATTGAGATTAACAGGCTTTTAGTTAAATAAAGAAGACTATTTCGaacaaagaagaaagaaagattTATATTTGGGTGGAATGGAAATGATGTTGAAGAGTATTACGAATTGTTTACCTGTACTTTAAGTTACTTTAAATTACTCAGCTACTATTATTAGATGCTATTCTTTGAGCCTTTGCCTGAAAacagactgagactgagggTTGGTCTGTGACCACAAAAGTTTGCACTGCAGCAAACATCACAAAGGCAACTGGCTGCAAAATGTTCAGTATCAAATGGCACACAAAACGCTCGTATTACGTATACTGTCTAGCTGTGGATAAAAGTGAAGGACCGCAGCGGAGGGCGACGCTGAGAGATTGTAACTTCAAGCACCTGGAATTAGCATGttatgtttaacgcatttttgCACCTTCGACATGGTCTGCGTCTGACTCTGGATGAGAGTCGGGCTCGGATTGGAAAGGGGTGGAAGAGGTGGAAAAGGTGAGAGGTACGTTGGCTTCTATTCCTCCAATTTGCAGCACATGTGCAAACAAGGCGCTTCCTTAACCCATTGTGGCTTTTCCTGCGGCATTTTCAACACATTTAatcgcattttgttttgtggggAATTGTTGAGAGCACACacatgaattttaaaatgcggTTTGCTTCGCCCCAACGTCAGTTGGAAAATAACTGTGAGAACTAGTACAGGAGATATCAGAACATCCGAATATGTGCATATCTATGTGGCTTTCGTcggcttaaaaaaaaagggctCCAGTGTCAGTCAGAGTGAGTGAGGTGAGTGAGTGGCACTGAATAATGCAGTTGATgtagctgctgcagctttcATTGCCATCCCGATTCgagtaaatgaaaattgaatttactttgtgacatttaaaaaatttcacGAGCCTCTCCTACATACGAGGacaccaaagccaaagcccaAGGTAGTGGCTGCTACTATGGAAGTGGCATGTGGTGAGGAGGAATAGCATTTTGCACTCACATCCAGGCTCATTAAATAGATGCCCGAAACGTGCTTCCATTTTGGAGcacatttcattaaatgcaCGTAAACGGCAGGCTGTCAACTAGCGTCAATGGGGGTGGGTGACACACCCCAAACACCCCAAACCCATGataagaaacacacacacacacacacacacagacacactgaAATCGGAGAGGAAGAGATACTTATACACTGCGACACTTGGGTAATTTTCAACGTAAACACTTTGGAAACATGTCGCAAAGACATCAATTACAGCATCGATTCCTTCCCTCTCAAGCGTcgatggcagcaacagcagcaacagcaacagcagcaactgcaatgcGAGTCAAGacgttgttgatgatgatgagaacgataatgatgatgtttCAGTGTTTGCTGACAATGCTGCGGTTTGCTTTTTAGCCActtcaaatgtatttttatgtgaGTGCTCTCATGCCAATACTTTGGCTGTTATTGCTGCTCGCATTTGCcttgcattgcattgcttAAACACATTTTGGCTACGTGAACGTCTCGCATCGTGTCCTATAAAACCATCCCCTAGGTTAGCTCgaatttaagaaaatgttaCGATCACGTGAAGCCATTGCCACGAGTAGGCATCTcttaattgttgttgcgtgCAGAGTGAATTCAATTATCAAGGGGCCTACGACACTTCAACTTTTCTCCTTAAATCGCATACTACTACCAAACATATATAATAGTATGATGGTGAtctacataaattaatatttgaaaaagctaaagctaaagtgCAATTATTACTTAGGTAAACAAAAGCTCTAGCGCACTTCTTACATTACCGTCGCTACCTGTCGTGTTTCCAAATTAAGCTAAAAACACGTACTCATGCATTTCAAGGGTTTTCCATATCAACGCTAAGTAAGTAGAAAAGTGCCGCCGTTCCCAATTAGCAAAAAAGTTGTAACCATTTTTTATGACCGACAGAGGAGAAGAAAACAAGTGGAAATTATTATCTGTCCAACGTGCCTTGTGCACGAAGAATGctcaacattaacaacaaatgtTACAGACCTGTCGCCACTTAGCCAAGGGACGTCACCTTCAGTATAGAATTGCTCTTGGAACCCTTCAACTGCCAACAAACAACTGGCAGGGAAAATAAGTTCACGAATGTTTTAATTGCTCCGCAAATAACCGTAAGCCACTTCTCAAAAACAATTGTATACTTAAATTTGGAAACACCTCTCaaaaccattaaaaattagttgaatttagaaataaaaataatcgagTAAAGCGTACTCTTCAATTAATGGTGCGTGCATAAGAATGAAACTTTTGttatcaatatttaatcaCTAATCAGCAAGTTTactgaaaattttaaataaaatgtaaaaataaatttagcaattaaaaaaatgttcacTTGGCAGCGGTGGGATTCGAACCCACGCCTCCGAGGAGACTGGTGCCTTAAACCAGCGCCTTAGACCGCTCGGCCACGCTACCCTCTGCTCGAGACTCGTCAAATGCGCTACAAgagaaaacgaaacaaaacgatGTGCTGTCGACTGTTGCTTGCTCTCTCAACTAGTGGTGCTTTTCTTATTAACTTTGTACCTGCACTGTGCCATTTACGTATGTATGTTGGCGATGACGTAACGAGTTCGTAGtaatattttcatgtttttctatttttatggGTGCATAGGCAACACCTTGAGTTTATTTTGCTGCCATACTGCGGCGCATATAAATGCGCTCATTGGGTAAATATCAATGAACCGAAATCAATTTCTGATGCTCTGATTCTGGTTTGTATAGAATATCCCTGCATTAAAATGtgtattagttttaaaaaCTGTCAGCATTTTTGTCTTGACAGCTTGGAAATGcgtttaatattcaaatgaaaagGCGAATTTATGCGTGACGTAAAAGGGGAACTGAGCTGAGAGCACAACGGAAAGGCAATAGTATAAGACGATTTCgttagaaatacttttgcacacacatatgtatgtatgtatgcatgcaaccacagcaacaatttgCCGTCGCTTTTGTTATGGTTCTTGTCTGATGTTGCACACATAAACTGAAGCTGGCGACAGGCAAGTCTCCGCTCATGGAAACCCAACGTAGCATCCGCaatgaaattagaaaattgcaataaaaatcttTGCACGGgagacaaacaaaacaaaacaaaacaaaaacagaattGTGCGGTTTTCCCAGCCAAGTCTCCGTCTGCATGGGCTTAGGTGGAGGTATAAGGTAAGGGTCGGAAACATTTGTGGTTTCATTAAAATGCCAGCAAAGGTCTGCAAAAAGCAGGCGCAGTCGCGtcagcattcaaaatatttgcgaaACACACATGAATTTACTGAAATTTAAGGCGATTGCGTTCACTCGgaaaattattgcaaagatgtacattttaaatgccctcatttggcaaattgtaaaaaaatcaCGTCCAGACGTAGCTCTGTGTATGGTAATGAAGTTAATTGTGGGAATTACCTTGAATTCCTGATCAAGAGTGGACCAACATGCTGCCATGTATaatagcaataaattaaatataaaacaattgcGGAATTAAAGTAGAaacctaaaaaataaaacaattgtgGTACGAACATTTCACATATCAAATGGGAtataaaatgaacaaaatcgacaaattttgtttgctatttgatgtgtttttttttattaagttaatCTCATTTACAGCCAACATTATCAGAAATAATccatgaaattaaaaaaatgttttctctaACTGTTAAGATTCGACCGAGCATAATAACAGTATTTGGCAGCGTCGTAGAACATGGTAGCGTGGCCGAGCGGTCTAAGGCGCTGGTTTAAGGCACCAGTCTCCTCGGAGGCGTGGGTTCGAATCCCACCGCTGCCAagagagtttttttttaattttataaaatacaattcaataaCACGTCGgaaatagttttaaaaaacTATCGAGTTTCTCATGCCATGTTTGTCTGCCTGATGTCTGGTCAGCGTTCCCGTGcgacaaattaaatttagaaaatagaTATTAAATCcccaatatatgtatttttagctATTCCGTTTTTTGGACAGAGCGAAAGTGGTGGTTATTTGAAACACCaatttttgcaaacatttagagcaaattaaatatgccaGCAATTAAGCGATTTTAACAGATAAATAGAACTTTGACAATGTTAGGGCAAAAATTTGGGTTTTCAACAGAATTCAATATGAATGATGTTGATCAAATTAACTAGCGACATCCTAATAAAGAGCTGCTTACCCATCGGCCAGCAGGGAGAGGTAACTTTGAATGTTGCTAAAACTTTGAAATTGTCGGAATAAAAACTCCTGGCACATAAGTTTTGTGCACTTTAAGTACTTTTTCATAACCatctttcttgttgtttggttttggATTCCTTGCAGTATTTGCATGCCTCTGGGGCAAAGTACTGTACAATAACAAGGGGCAACAAATATCAGCGAATGGCAATAAAAGAGTATGCAACGTATTCGaaggcaaaaaaataaaaatataacaaaaactttaaatagtTACTAGCTACTTTTCGAGAGTTAACAATGGTGAATGCGATGGATGACGAAGAGGGAATTCTTGAAGCATACGCACATAATGCGAAGAAGTGGAATGTTAAATTACTTTTAGtagtacatttttaaaaagtttttagaTTTTGTGCAAAGTTTTCGTCCCCAAATTAAGCGATTACAAATGACCATTGTTGATGTAACTAAGTATaaagtactttttttttagttcattGGCACATTCAGGTATTTGCAATCTTCAATGAGTTTTGTCACTGACTGTacagtaaatattttatggttataagaattattttcaaccctaaaagtatgcaatgaaatttgaacatatatttatgatattttctGTCTCTTTTCGCACTGCATGACAATTTTTGTGTAATTCACACggttttaaatataacataaaaaacaacttgcgcgctaaaatataatataaagtatttattgctAAATATAAGGTTGTTCCTAGAgaataaatagaaaactttAAGTAAGAGAAATTCGGAAGTTGTGTATTCAATTGCTAGTAGTTAGCTTTAGTGCTGACAATTCTCAACtgctaaataaaatttgaaactcAATTGAGTCATACCCGTTAGACACTTTAAGAGAATACAGAAAGTTTTTTCACCTTTTAcccaataataattttttgttttacgtaTTTAATTATGAGTATCCATGACATGAAAAAGTTTGCCTCGATATCTAATTCAATCATAacttgtaaattaaaaagtgaTTATTCAgtcattaaaaatactatattattttcttgaaTTTTATCTCATCTGATCAAAACCAAATTTTGtcaatatattgtatactGAAAAATAACCTTCTAGCTTAAAAATTCGGATTTGTTATGTGGTAAAAATTGGTCAGTCGACAATtagttgaaataatatttatttgagtcAACGAGAGGAATGGTCGAATGGTCGCAAGTATTTGTGAGACTTGGTAAAATAAAACGTACACTGTTTGGCATTTTTCGTTGAACTTTGGcctcaagcagcagcatcttgGAGCTACTTTGCTTGCCTTGCACGTAGCGTcatttttgacatttaattATGGTTGCCTACGGTTGGTACAGCGTACGATAGACAGAATATAAGGACCAATGTGAGTACTCACAATGCGAGTATTGTAGGGCTGCACTGCGAGGAGACGAGAAGAGATGAGGGGAGTAAGCTGCAAACTCGATTTCATGGCCCGTCTAAAAGGTGCTGCCATTTTGGCAATGTTGTTACTTACCGGCAGGTAACATGACGCATTTGCTGCCAGCTAGATACTAGTTCCAATGCGTGCTACGTGCGTATCctacaacatacatacatatatgtatgttatatggGTTCTGTCAGTTGGCTTtgcctctttctctttctctttctatttttcGTTGCTGCCCCATGCCACATTCGTTGCTTCGTTGGCTGGACGTGTGTTGTCAAAACTGtcgcttcattttttttgctatataaAAATGCTTAGTTGCAAAGCAATGAGTTTTGTGCAAAACTCTGCAGTTGGTCATGCAAACGATTTATGAAAAAGTCGACGCACGTGCCGGGTAAAAACGGCTAAGGATATTGGCTGGGGAACGGGACAACATGCACTGCTCCCTGGCTGGTCACTGACTGGTCAACTGCTGGACAATTGCGTCTAAATTAATTATCTGAGATAACAGTGCATTGTCCACCGTCTGCCTGGTGGGCTAATTCAATTATCTAGctctgaaattaaaaatggctTAAGCCAAGTTAATGCTATCCTAAGCGCGTTAATTAAAACCAAGTTGATATGCTCGTGGGCCCCTTTCTCTCGAAACACACCCAACAGcatcagctgcaacaacaggaAGTCAACTGTTTCGGGGCGAGATTTAACCAACCCTTCGGCgaccaaataaaataactctTATACTCTCTTACTGTTTGCCCAGTACACCGAACAGCCGAACAATAAAATTGCCCGCTAAAATCACGAATTCAAGTCTCTtgagaataatttaaaacatagAAAAAGCCAAAGATGCCGACGCGGAATCCGCTACATTAAAATATGATGAGCTCTGAATAACtgaaacgaacgaacgaaacgaacaaatgaaaaacaaagttcataaaaatgttgtaaagaATATGAAGCAAAACACTGCGTTCTCCCCATACACGTAAGGTGTGCTGTTGTCTTCTTGAAGGTGAGCCTCGCGATGGTAGCtgtccaaaaaaaataatcaacataaaaaagaaaattatttgcaatattatcAGAGAGTGAAAAACTTGCGTGCACAGTGGAATTGATGTGCTTGGAAGTGGtcgaatattaataatttcgaTACTGAATTGTAGATTGAATAtctgtatattaaatatgattttctttcataaaataattaaaaaattggaaaataaaaataaaactacttataataaagtttattgCTTGTCTGTTAATACTGTAGAATGGATATTctactaattttaaaatttaaatataagacgaattaaaaaaaaaattgtaaccCGTCAGCTACTGGCAAATAAGTTTTGATCTAATGAAGATCGattataacaaatattcaattgaaaaatacaCTTTCAATCACAGTGAAAACTGATTTTGTGGATAGCCAGATATTTCTCgaaaccttttttttatacgtTGGGTTTAGTAGAGCGTCTTTCAACCAAACAAACAGAGAATTCTTGGTAAACATTGGCAGTAATAGAATTATGtataacctttttttttttatttgcatatatttttttctaattgATTATCAGTTGGACAGTGGGAGACTAAAATAAAAGCCTATCGTAagccaaaaatacattttatcaAATTGATAGTTGCTGAATTTGTTTGAAAACAAGTTTTAAGGCCCTCTGCTcctataatttgaattaatttaaagtattgTATATGACCATTAATCTTCATTTAAGAAACCTAAAAATAAACCTATACCAACATTAAGGCTTTAAGATgacagttatttatttatgtatgtatctcTTTCTCAGTTgagaatatttttgaaagtaTGCGCCTTTTAGGCATCTTGGTTCCACTGTGTTTGCAATTTTGCTGCTACTTCCAGCACTTTCAGCAGTTGTTACACTCAGCTTCCCCGTTTGATTGGACAGTAATTGAAGTTTGTTgtgttgaaatgaaattcaaattaaatttcgttttaatCAGCCACACGATTcatacaacaacacaacaataacaaacccAAATACCTATACAACGACTAAACCCAAGTCAGAAGAGTAAGCGGGGGTCTTTTCAGGGTCACTCAAGTTAGACGTAGACGAAGATGGTTGGCTCGTGGCCCTGTCAAACAGATGAGCAAAAGTAAATCAATTAAAGGGCCACATTTGAGATACGCGGCGCATTTTGTTGACCTCAAACTCtaaaaaattcaatcaatCGACTGTTGTCCACCGAAACACTCAACAACTTCAAATAATGcacgcaaacaaacaaaacgtgACCATAACTTCATCAATCTTTCTTTCAAACCATGTGCATACGATCGAGTctgaaacaaagaaaaaccGGTCACCCTTATGATGTGGGTATAGCCAGTGTTGCGATCTACTACTATGTTATACTGATCGTCATATCAAACGACATCAGCATGAGGGGAGATGAATGAGTCGGATCAAGTTCAAAGTCATTTGTCTGTTTCCGTTGCCGATCGTCGATCGCCGATTATAACATTAACTATATAAAGCGTTGCAATGACCTAAACCAAACACCAAACATAGTCTGTTGATCGTCGCTTAAACATCAAATCATCATGGTAGGTCAACATAACATCTTTCGGTTGTCAAGTTAATAATCATTCGTATCCTTTATAGAAATTCCTGATCATTGCCGTCGCCTTCCTGGCCTGCGCTTTTGCCGATGTCTCCGAATTAGCCGATCCAGGCTATGATTACCCCCAGCCTGCTCTGCCCGCTCCCGCTCCTGTTGAGTCCTATATTCCCCCAGCTCCACCAGCACCTCCTGCACTCCCAGCTCTCCCAGCCCTGCCTGTGCCATCCGCACCCAGGAACGAATACATTCCTCCCGCACCCGTTGCTGCCCCAGTTGATGCCTACATTCCACCCGCCGCCGAGGAGCCCATCATCGAGGAGATCGAGCAGCCTGCTCAGGATGGTTACCGCTACAAGACTGTGCGTCGTCGTGTCTTCCGTCACCGCAACTAAATTTGTTACGAATACTCATAAATAGGAAtcgattttttattgtttttgttacctTTGGACAAATATAAAGGAAAAATGTTAGCCAAATGTTGTCTTGTAGTCTCTTTGATATTAATCAAAGGATCTGAAGCAGGCCAATATATCAcacaaataccaaaatatatattattgtttgctCTTGACGATTTTATGAGGTAGTTAAGCATGATTATGAGGAAGACCTTCCTTCCCATCAAAAAGCAATTAAGATCACGATAGTGGAGAGTTCCGGTGATTTGcctgcattattattaatagtaATATCAATTTAACAATCTTTATTTGAAATCATGCTCAATTTACACTCTTATACTATGTCGTATATATCTTATGGTTATGGACCGACAGAAGAATGTATCCCCCCTTaaagtaattgaatttttgaaatgtgtCAACTGTCAAAACTATATTGTCATGTCCTTGTGTTTGTATGTCTGTATGAAAACTGAAGTATTATATTTGAGGCTATTAAAAATCACAGAGTTCAAGTTTGGTTTATATTTTGGATATGCACATTTTAAAAAGGTAATGATTATGGAATATGATAATGATTAATTGTGAAAGGGAAATAGCTTcgaaattattcaaaaaacaaatttatagaaCTATAATGAAGTAAAGCTAGTCTTTATTCTATGTTTTAATGACATTCCAATTGTGGAcagattattttttaattaagcgtattttcaaaatggtattttcgtatattttcgGTCTGTTTTATGGTGGTATAAGTCGAAATTCTTAGaggaaatattttttatagtgaTAGTTGTTAAAATTCTTTAAGAATATCACACAATCAAAccattcatattttattataacgACTCCAATGATTGAACGTTGATAGAGAATGAATGCCTATCTCttattactaaaaataaatgttttactCGAATTTTAAcataatacaatttgaataattttaataccAATACAATGTAGCTTTTGTTACCAAGTGCGAAAGCGAATGCTTTTTTCTCTTGGGGTActtcattttactttatttctgAGTGGCTAGCATCGATAAGTCGCCACATCTCTCACCTCTTTCTCGCATTCCGCagtcatcgttgtcgttgtcgtttatAAAACGCTTAACATTCGTGACATATTTCGCATTTAGCTGTGCgatgtgaaatgaaatttatagaCTTTATCCATTAGGAAAACAATTACGACTGCAAACAATGGTGGCGACTCTGCTGGCCATCGTCCAATGAAGGCGACTCCCTGGACCGAGCGAGCATATGTTGCAATTGCGATGGCGATTGCGAACTACGACTGGGATCGACGCGACGTGGCCACCTCAGACTGCGAGTCTGTCCGCACAGTTTTGCTAGTTAGGTTCATTGTCCTTGTCGGCGCgtaagaaaaaatatatattttcttattattttgccGCAGAATATGCGACGCTTCTCCAGAAGGACGTGGACGTGGACGAGAGTGAGGAGGTCGAGACTCTGGCTTCCTGACTGCAACACAAATCCAATTAccttcaaaataataaacttatgtacataccaaaaggcaaaagcaaatgccaaTGCTCGGTATGAGGATGGGACATTTTCttcgcacactcgcacacacacccgcacacactcGTACGCACACAACATTCACATTTGCTTTATCAACTGTTGATAGACTCCATGGGGAATTTTCGGATGTCACGCCACGCTGACAAAGGCGGCGGCTGTGGTTTGTAGTTGGGATGCTGCTGAAAGTCTAATATTTCTGAGGCTAAGGGGTGCTATTGTCTGCAGACTCGTATTTTTTAGCTGTAAAAAATGGTAGACTCCAGTAGTCATCAAGATCTCTAAGCCTTGATTATATATCTTtgacataaatataatattctataCAGAAATGTGTCGATAGCATTTGACAGTCTGttaattacagggtatttaatTACATCCGGAAAGTATGGGAAGAAATCTTTGTGACAAGCAAAAGGAGATAACTGCAaagaaataatgtaaatataatatccGGAGCATCTAAATCCCTGAGACTGTGTTCTCTGAGCGTGCTTTGGTCACACTGTATTGTGTATCTTTTACTAAAAGTACCTTAAAGTCGAGTACACTCCAAagtagatttcttacttgttttctatatattattttctccATTCTGCAGGACATCGCTGCTTTGTCCTGTCTGCTGATTTCCACAGCTTGTTTGCTGCTCATTACTTGGCGGGCGAAAAATGCACGAACTCAATATAATTTCGCCACTTGCATGTCATCAGCATAAACTGGGTGCAAAATATGTGGCGTTCATTGGCGACGCCACAACGTTCACATCCATGTCCTCAGCGACTGTGAGGACGCAGTGACTGGCGGCGACATTGACCGAAGGAAATTCGTTTGAGAGCAAAGTCAACAGCAATTGGCCAAATGACTTGTAAGGGTTTCTGCTCTGTCAAAGCAGTCAGCAgtgaacgagagagagagagagagtgagaaaagCATCCTCAGGGGCGAGCGGGACGAGCGTGAAGTTTATTGAATTCACATATTTCCCATTTTGCATTATGGCCAACAAGTCTGCTCCCTCTGtgtttttcctttcttttttgttgttctctgtttttttttttggttttgttctGTGCAGCAAatttgccgtttgctgtttgattttgtaatcgaggatttgtttgttttcttttctgtttttcttgcATCTTTTTTGTGGCTTGGAATGTTTTagccatttctttttttttgtttgttggggGTAACTCAAATTGGTCTGGTCGTTGAATTGACCTTTTTACTGCGCTGCGCTTACTGATGgagacgatgacgatgagtcGATGGTGATGGCGGGGACGAAATCGGCCTCTAAAAGCCGGCGACATGTGTTTGGCCTTGAGCGGTTTATTTAGGGCTTGGGTCAGAGATATTGAATTGCTTGGCTTGACTTCGCTTTTGCTTTAGGTTGCTGCATATTACTTGTCTGTACATATGTAAAGACAGTTGGGCTCGATTAAAGAAGGGATGACCTGTTGGATTGCTCAATATGCTTCAAACCGACTTGAGGTTAAGCAACAAGCCACATCATCTTCGACTGCTGCCAATGCTTCATTTAAGTTAAAGTTTCTATTGTTTTCTATATAAGGTTTTTATTCGATGTTATATACACTTTAAGCTcttatcattttaaatttcactcGTTTTTAATATTAGTCAACAAAGGTCACATCGTTCGATGATTAGTTGCGGTGACGGAAGACGCGACGACGCACAGTCTTGTAGCGGTATCCATCCTGAGCCGGCTGCTCGATCTCCTCGAACACGGGTTCGGAGAGGACGGGAGCAACGGGAGCTGGTGGGATGTAGGTGTTTGAGGGAGCAGCTGGAGGAGGAATGTAGGTGTTCTTGggtgctggtggtggtggtggtggtggggGAGGAATGTAGGCCTTGGCGGGAGCTGCTGGTGGGGGAATGTAAGCCTTAGCCGTAGCTGGGGGAGGAGGAATGTAGGTGTTCTTTGGTGctggtggcggtggtggtggtggaggGGGAATGTAGGTGTTCTTTGGCGCCACAGGAGGAGGAATGTAGGCAGGTGCAGGTTGTGGGTAGTCATAGCCCTGATCGGCCAGTTCCGAAACATCCGCGTAAGCGCAGGCCAAGAAGGCAACGGCAATGATAAGTACTTTCTGTAAGCGAGGATGGAGAGTTGGGTTATTGGTTTGATCCTTTAATGAAGGTATGCATCCATTGATATTACCATATTGGAATGCTTGAGTTattgctttgttgctgcttggaTCACAAGAAGCTGTGTACTGATGAACTCTCAACttgcagttgttttttatAGCCCATAGTTGAACCTCAGGTCaggcacaaacacaaacacagccGTAGCCACAGCATCGgccgcagcagccacaaattAATTGCGTGATGCCATGCTATCTGTTTGCCCTCAAGTGCCACGAGCTCAGCTTGAGACACAATCGCTATCGCTCTGTTCCATGCAGAGTCGTAGTCAACGCTGCTGTCGGAAGAAGAGGGGAGTCCAATGCCAAGTGGTTCGACGGGTTTCGTTATCCGGCACCTTAAGACAATGCGTTAAAGcattgcttttggctttgactgGGGTCACCTATTGAAACTGAGAGCTTCTTTAATTagatcaaaaacaaaaaaagacacacacactcacatatcAAAGCATTGACCATTTACATATGAATCGTTATGTTAGttattgctttgctttttttcgcGGTTGAGCTTGATGTATGTTCGTGGGTCATTCGCACTATTAGCGGTGTTCGGtgttcatttttcatttgctatatttaatttgtttttatttctatgattattttgttattattattttgttcatACTTGTATTGGCTTTTTTATTGTAGATGAACATCTCAACTTAATTTGTGATGTTGCTTagcaaaaatatgtatgttatgaATGTACTCGGTATGTTGTA encodes the following:
- the LOC133844791 gene encoding uncharacterized protein LOC133844791 isoform X8; translated protein: MKVLIIAVAFLACAYADVSELADQGYDYPQPAPAYIPPPVAPKNTYIPPPPPPPPPAPKNTYIPPPPATAKAYIPPPAAPAKAYIPPPPPPPPPAPKNTYIPPPAAPSNTYIPPAPVAPVLSEPVFEEIEQPAQDGYRYKTVRRRVFRHRN
- the LOC133844778 gene encoding uncharacterized protein LOC133844778; the protein is MKFLIIAVAFLACAFADVSELADPGYDYPQPALPAPAPVESYIPPAPPAPPALPALPALPVPSAPRNEYIPPAPVAAPVDAYIPPAAEEPIIEEIEQPAQDGYRYKTVRRRVFRHRN